The Streptomyces spororaveus genome includes a region encoding these proteins:
- a CDS encoding catalase: MSKRTLTTESGAPVADNQNSATAGVGGPLLVQDQQLLEKLARFNRERIPERVVHARGSAAYGYFEVTDDVTAYTSAAFLNTVGKKTETFLRFSTVADSLGGADAVRDPRGFALKFYTEEGNYDLVGNNTPVFFIKDPIKFPDFIHSQKRDPFTGKQEPDNVWDFWAHAPEATHQITWLMGDRGIPASYRHMNGYGSHTYQWTNEQGEAFFVKYHFKTNQGIRSLSGEQAAELVGKDANSHQTDLLQAIERGVNPSWTLYVQIMPAAEAADYRFNPFDLTKVWPHSDYPLQRVGRLVLDRNPDNVFAEVEQSAFSPNNFVPGITASPDKMLQGRLFAYADAQRYRLGVNHTLLPVNAPKATKADNYGRDGVMALRNGSRHDKNYEPNSYQGPAETGLALGAPKAVSGYTGTHEAPAHTKDDDFFQAGELYRLMSEAEKQRLVANIAGGLSQVTLEDVIEKNLAHFHAADADYGKRVEEAVRALRDA; this comes from the coding sequence ATGTCGAAGCGCACGCTGACGACCGAGTCCGGCGCCCCGGTCGCCGACAATCAGAACTCCGCCACCGCCGGCGTCGGTGGCCCGCTCCTGGTCCAGGACCAGCAGCTCCTGGAGAAGCTCGCCCGCTTCAACCGTGAGCGCATCCCGGAGCGCGTGGTGCACGCCCGCGGCTCGGCCGCGTACGGCTACTTCGAGGTGACCGACGACGTCACCGCGTACACCAGCGCCGCCTTCCTGAACACGGTCGGCAAGAAGACCGAGACCTTCCTGCGCTTCTCCACCGTCGCCGACTCGCTGGGCGGCGCGGACGCGGTCCGCGACCCGCGCGGCTTCGCGCTCAAGTTCTACACCGAAGAGGGTAACTACGACCTCGTCGGCAACAACACCCCGGTGTTCTTCATCAAGGACCCGATCAAGTTCCCCGACTTCATCCACTCCCAGAAGCGCGACCCCTTCACGGGCAAGCAGGAGCCGGACAACGTCTGGGACTTCTGGGCGCACGCCCCCGAGGCGACGCACCAGATCACCTGGCTCATGGGTGACCGCGGTATCCCGGCGTCGTACCGTCACATGAACGGCTACGGCTCCCACACGTACCAGTGGACCAACGAGCAGGGCGAGGCCTTCTTCGTCAAGTACCACTTCAAGACGAACCAGGGCATCCGCAGCCTCTCGGGCGAGCAGGCCGCCGAGCTCGTCGGCAAGGACGCGAACTCGCACCAGACCGACCTGCTGCAGGCCATCGAGCGCGGTGTGAACCCCTCGTGGACCCTGTACGTGCAGATCATGCCCGCCGCCGAGGCCGCGGACTACCGCTTCAACCCGTTCGACCTCACCAAGGTGTGGCCGCACAGCGACTACCCGCTGCAGCGCGTGGGCCGTCTGGTCCTCGACCGCAACCCGGACAACGTCTTCGCCGAGGTCGAGCAGTCCGCCTTCTCCCCGAACAACTTCGTCCCGGGCATCACCGCCTCGCCGGACAAGATGCTCCAGGGCCGCCTCTTCGCGTACGCCGACGCCCAGCGCTACCGCCTCGGTGTGAACCACACCCTGCTGCCGGTCAACGCCCCGAAGGCGACGAAGGCCGACAACTACGGCCGCGACGGCGTCATGGCGCTGCGCAACGGCTCGCGCCACGACAAGAACTACGAGCCCAACTCGTACCAGGGTCCGGCCGAGACCGGTCTGGCGCTGGGCGCCCCGAAGGCCGTCTCCGGCTACACGGGCACCCACGAGGCCCCGGCCCACACCAAGGACGACGACTTCTTCCAGGCCGGTGAGCTCTACCGCCTGATGTCGGAGGCCGAGAAGCAGCGCCTGGTGGCGAACATCGCCGGCGGTCTCTCGCAGGTCACCCTGGAAGACGTCATCGAGAAGAACCTGGCTCACTTCCACGCCGCCGACGCCGACTACGGCAAGCGCGTCGAGGAGGCCGTCCGCGCCCTGCGCGACGCCTGA
- a CDS encoding SAM-dependent methyltransferase, with product MDLQVFRALLSDEGQSLLAALGDAGPVGEPALRHDRPPALVAAAEEQVRLRGRAAAKLGEFAARMYLTPDFVELASPLAVAEYKLDRVLDEVGVVLIDAIGLGSGLDALVLSWSHHTTAVDPDPLTVEIAGANAPVANASLFFPHREDLARFDSQGEAVFIDLMRRPGPDGAHDPESYRPPLSWALDRVRTTGLGWVRLAPGLAPGAVPDLGRADEAEWISHAGTVQELVLWFGLHPEPAPVTVRKATLLPAGASLTSRGLPEPSVRPLGRYVYVPDPAVVHAGLVAELAEAVAGGPLDGGGTLLTSDEPRWTPFATAYEVTEVLPRGGGRQRAAAPEAPAEFAVAGADGPTTVVAVPVRFPRVP from the coding sequence ATGGATCTTCAGGTGTTCCGGGCCCTGCTGTCGGATGAGGGGCAGAGCCTGCTGGCGGCCCTGGGGGACGCGGGACCGGTCGGGGAACCGGCGCTGCGGCACGACCGGCCCCCCGCGTTGGTGGCGGCCGCCGAGGAGCAGGTACGGCTGCGCGGACGGGCCGCGGCGAAGCTCGGGGAGTTCGCCGCGCGGATGTACCTCACGCCCGACTTCGTCGAGCTCGCCTCCCCCCTGGCCGTGGCCGAGTACAAGCTGGACCGCGTCCTGGACGAGGTCGGCGTGGTGCTGATCGACGCGATAGGCCTGGGCAGCGGCCTGGACGCCCTCGTACTCAGCTGGTCGCACCACACCACGGCCGTCGACCCGGATCCGCTGACCGTCGAGATAGCCGGAGCCAACGCGCCCGTCGCGAACGCCTCGCTGTTCTTCCCCCACCGCGAGGACCTCGCCCGGTTCGACAGCCAGGGCGAGGCCGTCTTCATCGACCTGATGCGGCGTCCCGGGCCCGACGGCGCCCACGACCCCGAGTCGTACCGTCCGCCGCTCTCCTGGGCACTGGACCGCGTACGCACGACCGGCCTCGGCTGGGTCCGGCTCGCACCCGGCCTCGCGCCCGGGGCCGTACCCGATCTGGGCCGGGCCGACGAGGCCGAGTGGATCTCCCACGCCGGAACCGTCCAGGAGCTGGTCCTGTGGTTCGGCCTGCACCCGGAGCCCGCACCGGTCACCGTGCGCAAGGCCACCCTGCTGCCCGCCGGCGCCTCGCTCACTTCACGCGGTCTGCCCGAGCCGTCCGTGCGCCCCCTGGGCCGCTACGTGTACGTGCCGGATCCGGCGGTGGTCCACGCGGGCCTGGTCGCCGAGCTCGCCGAGGCCGTCGCCGGCGGGCCGCTCGACGGCGGCGGCACCCTCCTCACCTCCGACGAGCCCCGGTGGACGCCGTTCGCCACGGCGTACGAGGTCACGGAGGTGCTGCCGCGAGGCGGCGGCAGGCAGCGGGCGGCCGCCCCGGAGGCACCGGCGGAGTTCGCCGTCGCCGGGGCGGACGGCCCCACGACGGTCGTCGCCGTTCCCGTCCGGTTCCCGCGGGTGCCCTGA
- the gcl gene encoding glyoxylate carboligase, whose translation MPRMTAAAAAVEILKIEGVEQAFGVPGAAINPFYRELKNVGGIAHTLARHVEGASHMAEGYTRAKAGNIGVCIGTSGPAGTDMITGLYSAIADSIPILCITGQAPVSKLHKEDFQAVDIASIAKPVTKKATTVLEAAQVPGVFQEAFHLMRSGRPGPVLIDLPIDVQLTEIEFDPETYSPLPVYKPQATRAQAAKALQFLLESERPLIVAGGGIINADASDLLVEFAELVGVPVISTLMGWGTIPDDHELAAGMVGVQTAHRYGNATFLESDFVFGIGNRWANRHTGYNLDAYTKGRKFVHVDIEPTQLGKIFAPDFGIASDAKAALELFIEIAKELKAEGRLPDFSAWAASAQDRKATLQRRTHFDNIPLKPQRVYEEMNKAFGPETRYVTTIGLSQIAAAQFLHVYRPRNWINCGQAGPLGWTIPAAIGAATAEPETPIVALSGDYDFQFMIEELAVAAQHKVPYVHVLVNNAYLGLIRQAQGGLGINFEVNLEFENINTPELGVYGVDHVKVAEGLGVKAIRVTDPDKLGEAFEEAKKLAQEFQVPVVVEAILERITNIAMSKTVDMSDVTEFEELATEPGHAPTAIKALQV comes from the coding sequence ATGCCTCGTATGACAGCCGCCGCCGCTGCAGTGGAGATCCTCAAGATCGAGGGTGTCGAACAAGCGTTCGGTGTCCCCGGTGCAGCGATCAACCCGTTCTACCGAGAGCTCAAGAACGTGGGCGGCATCGCGCACACCCTCGCCCGCCACGTCGAGGGCGCTTCGCACATGGCCGAGGGCTACACGCGCGCCAAGGCGGGCAACATCGGTGTCTGCATCGGTACTTCGGGTCCGGCCGGCACCGACATGATCACCGGCCTGTACTCCGCGATCGCGGACTCCATCCCGATCCTGTGCATCACCGGTCAGGCCCCGGTCTCGAAGCTCCACAAGGAGGACTTCCAGGCCGTCGACATCGCCTCGATCGCCAAGCCGGTCACCAAGAAGGCCACGACCGTCCTGGAGGCCGCGCAGGTCCCGGGCGTGTTCCAGGAGGCCTTCCACCTGATGCGCTCCGGCCGTCCGGGCCCGGTCCTCATCGACCTCCCGATCGACGTCCAGCTGACCGAGATCGAGTTCGACCCGGAGACCTACTCCCCGCTGCCGGTCTACAAGCCGCAGGCCACCCGCGCCCAGGCCGCCAAGGCCCTGCAGTTCCTGCTGGAGTCGGAGCGCCCGCTGATCGTCGCCGGCGGCGGCATCATCAACGCCGACGCCTCCGACCTGCTGGTCGAGTTCGCCGAGCTGGTCGGCGTCCCCGTCATCTCCACCCTGATGGGCTGGGGCACCATCCCGGACGACCACGAGCTGGCCGCCGGCATGGTCGGTGTGCAGACCGCGCACCGCTACGGCAACGCGACGTTCCTGGAGTCGGACTTCGTCTTCGGCATCGGCAACCGCTGGGCCAACCGTCACACCGGTTACAACCTCGACGCCTACACCAAGGGCCGCAAGTTCGTCCACGTCGACATCGAGCCGACCCAGCTGGGCAAGATCTTCGCCCCGGACTTCGGCATCGCCTCCGACGCCAAGGCCGCGCTGGAGCTCTTCATCGAGATCGCCAAGGAGCTCAAGGCCGAGGGCAGGCTGCCCGACTTCTCCGCCTGGGCCGCCTCCGCGCAGGACCGCAAGGCGACCCTGCAGCGCCGCACGCACTTCGACAACATCCCCCTGAAGCCGCAGCGCGTCTACGAGGAGATGAACAAGGCGTTCGGCCCGGAGACCCGCTACGTCACCACCATCGGCCTCTCCCAGATCGCCGCCGCGCAGTTCCTGCACGTCTACCGCCCGCGCAACTGGATCAACTGCGGCCAGGCCGGCCCGCTCGGCTGGACCATCCCGGCCGCCATCGGTGCCGCCACCGCGGAGCCGGAGACCCCGATCGTCGCGCTGTCCGGCGACTACGACTTCCAGTTCATGATCGAGGAGCTGGCGGTCGCCGCCCAGCACAAGGTCCCCTACGTCCACGTCCTCGTGAACAACGCCTACCTGGGCCTGATCCGTCAGGCGCAGGGCGGCCTGGGCATCAACTTCGAGGTCAACCTCGAGTTCGAGAACATCAACACCCCCGAGCTGGGTGTCTACGGTGTCGACCACGTCAAGGTCGCCGAGGGCCTGGGTGTCAAGGCGATCCGCGTCACCGACCCGGACAAGCTGGGCGAGGCCTTCGAGGAGGCCAAGAAGCTGGCCCAGGAGTTCCAGGTCCCGGTCGTCGTCGAGGCCATCCTGGAGCGCATCACCAACATCGCGATGAGCAAGACGGTCGACATGAGCGACGTCACCGAGTTCGAAGAGCTCGCGACCGAGCCGGGCCACGCCCCGACCGCGATCAAGGCCCTGCAGGTCTGA
- a CDS encoding glutathione peroxidase: MSLYDIPLTTLSDEPTSLAAHKGKAILLVNTASQCGLTPQYSGLARLQFTYEEKGFTVIGVPCNQFGEQEPGTAEDIQTFCAAGFGVTFPILEKSEVNGENRHPLYAELVKTPDAEGEAGDIQWNFEKFLISPAGEVVARFRPRTEPEAPEVIAAIEAHLPV, from the coding sequence ATGAGCCTGTACGACATCCCCCTGACCACCCTGTCCGACGAGCCCACCAGTCTCGCCGCCCACAAGGGCAAGGCGATCCTCCTGGTGAACACGGCCTCGCAGTGCGGGCTCACCCCGCAGTACTCGGGACTGGCCCGCCTGCAGTTCACGTACGAGGAGAAGGGCTTCACGGTCATCGGCGTGCCCTGCAACCAGTTCGGCGAGCAGGAGCCCGGGACCGCCGAGGACATCCAGACCTTCTGCGCCGCCGGTTTCGGCGTCACCTTCCCGATCCTGGAGAAGTCCGAGGTCAACGGCGAGAACCGGCACCCGCTCTACGCGGAGCTGGTGAAGACCCCGGACGCGGAGGGCGAGGCCGGGGACATCCAGTGGAACTTCGAGAAGTTCCTGATCTCCCCCGCCGGCGAGGTCGTGGCCCGCTTCCGCCCGCGCACCGAGCCCGAGGCGCCCGAGGTCATCGCCGCGATCGAGGCGCACCTGCCCGTGTGA
- a CDS encoding AMP-binding protein → MTTESTRDHATAQFLAARDFLLERRGDYEAAHAGFTWPRPHRFNWALDWFDHIAAGNDSDALRIVEEDGTSRALTFAELSLRSGAAANWLREQGVAPGDRILVMLGNQRELWEVMLGAMKLRAVVIPATPLLGPADLRDRVERGQVRHVVVRVEDTAKFDGVPGGYTRIAVGDQVPDGWLRLADTATADGDFTPDGETLATDPLMLYFTSGTTDRPKLVEHTHASYPIGHLSTMYWLGLRPGDVHLNIASPGWAKHAWSNLFAPWNAGATVFVHNYTRFDAERLMAEMDRHGVTTFCAPPTVWRMLIQSDLTKLARPPREAVAAGEPLNPEVIERVRAAWGITIRDGFGQTETTLQVGNFPGVPVKPGSMGRPAPGYEIVLLDPVTGKESPDEGELCVDLRTRPAGVTTGYRDDPQRTAEAMADGLYRTGDIAARDADGYLTYVGRSDDVFKASDYKISPFELESALLEHEAVAEAAVVPAPDALRLAVPKAYVTLAGGWEPGPETARVLFEHSRAVLSPYKRIRRIEFGELPKTVSGKIRRVELRELTAAGSAEEYHEADLD, encoded by the coding sequence ATGACGACCGAGAGTACGCGGGACCATGCCACCGCCCAGTTCCTGGCCGCGCGGGACTTCCTGCTGGAACGCCGCGGCGACTACGAGGCCGCCCACGCCGGATTCACCTGGCCCCGCCCCCACCGCTTCAACTGGGCCCTGGACTGGTTCGACCACATCGCCGCCGGGAACGACTCCGACGCCCTGCGCATCGTCGAGGAGGACGGCACCAGCAGGGCCCTCACCTTCGCCGAGCTCTCCCTGCGGTCCGGCGCCGCCGCCAACTGGCTCCGTGAGCAGGGCGTCGCGCCCGGCGACCGGATCCTGGTCATGCTCGGCAACCAGCGCGAGCTGTGGGAGGTGATGCTCGGCGCGATGAAACTGCGTGCCGTCGTCATCCCCGCCACCCCGCTGCTCGGCCCGGCCGACCTGCGCGACCGGGTCGAGCGCGGGCAGGTGCGCCATGTCGTCGTGCGCGTGGAGGACACGGCCAAGTTCGACGGCGTACCGGGCGGCTACACCCGGATCGCCGTCGGGGACCAGGTCCCCGACGGCTGGCTGCGACTGGCCGACACGGCCACCGCCGACGGCGATTTCACGCCGGACGGCGAGACCCTCGCCACCGACCCGCTGATGCTCTACTTCACCTCCGGCACCACGGACCGTCCCAAGCTCGTCGAGCACACGCACGCCTCGTACCCCATCGGGCACCTCTCCACCATGTACTGGCTCGGGCTGCGCCCCGGCGACGTGCACCTCAACATCGCCTCGCCCGGCTGGGCCAAGCACGCCTGGTCCAACCTCTTCGCCCCGTGGAACGCCGGAGCGACCGTCTTCGTCCACAACTACACCCGCTTCGACGCCGAGCGGCTGATGGCCGAGATGGACCGGCACGGCGTGACCACCTTCTGCGCCCCGCCCACCGTGTGGCGGATGCTGATCCAGTCCGACCTCACCAAGCTGGCCCGGCCCCCGCGCGAGGCGGTCGCCGCCGGGGAGCCGCTCAACCCGGAGGTCATCGAGCGGGTCCGGGCGGCCTGGGGCATCACCATCCGCGACGGCTTCGGCCAGACCGAGACCACCCTCCAGGTCGGGAACTTCCCCGGGGTGCCCGTCAAGCCCGGCTCCATGGGCCGCCCGGCGCCCGGCTACGAGATCGTCCTGCTGGACCCGGTCACCGGCAAGGAGTCCCCCGACGAGGGCGAGCTCTGCGTGGACCTGCGCACCCGGCCCGCCGGGGTGACGACCGGCTACCGCGACGATCCGCAGCGCACGGCCGAGGCCATGGCGGACGGGCTCTACCGCACGGGTGACATCGCCGCGCGCGACGCCGACGGGTACCTCACCTACGTCGGCCGCTCCGACGACGTGTTCAAGGCCTCGGACTACAAGATCAGCCCGTTCGAGCTGGAGAGCGCCCTGCTGGAGCACGAGGCCGTGGCCGAGGCGGCCGTCGTCCCGGCCCCGGACGCGCTGCGGCTGGCGGTCCCGAAGGCGTACGTCACCCTCGCGGGCGGCTGGGAGCCCGGGCCGGAGACGGCCCGGGTGCTGTTCGAGCACTCCCGCGCGGTGCTGTCCCCGTACAAGAGGATCCGCCGCATCGAGTTCGGCGAGCTCCCGAAGACCGTGTCCGGCAAGATCCGCCGGGTGGAACTGCGGGAGCTCACCGCGGCCGGGTCGGCCGAGGAGTACCACGAGGCCGACCTGGACTGA
- a CDS encoding winged helix DNA-binding domain-containing protein has translation MASRTTHPVLGTRALNRATLSRQLLLSRAETTVGDAVGHLLGLQAQNVKPPYFQLHARLAGFRPADLAGPMESREVVRMVTMRSTIHTHTAQDALTLRPLVQPARDREVTYFRKGLAGVDLDRLARRARAFVESEPRTMGEIREELLRDWPDADPQSLSVAARCLLPLVQVTPRGVWGRSGQVRLTTVESWLGKPAGAAQSVDEAVLRYLAAFGPASVKDMQTWAGLTRLREAFERLRPDLLVFQDENGVELFDVPDAPRPDADTPAPPRFLPEFDNLLLSHADRTRVVAPEIKGRTWTGNQAHCTLLVDGFLAGLWKLEGRVLTVELFGPVPKAAREEIVAEGELMVAGMGESGGSGAASVRFGPIKP, from the coding sequence ATGGCTTCCAGGACGACCCATCCCGTACTCGGCACCCGCGCTCTGAACCGTGCCACGCTCTCCCGCCAGTTGCTGCTGAGCCGTGCCGAGACGACCGTGGGGGACGCCGTCGGGCACCTCCTCGGGCTGCAGGCGCAGAACGTGAAGCCGCCGTACTTCCAGCTGCACGCCCGGCTCGCCGGTTTCCGGCCCGCCGATCTGGCCGGGCCCATGGAGTCCCGCGAGGTCGTCCGGATGGTCACCATGCGGTCGACGATCCACACGCACACCGCCCAGGACGCCCTGACGCTGCGGCCCCTCGTCCAGCCCGCCCGCGACCGCGAGGTCACCTACTTCCGCAAGGGGCTCGCGGGCGTGGACCTGGACCGGCTCGCGCGGCGCGCCCGCGCCTTCGTCGAGAGCGAGCCGCGCACCATGGGCGAGATCCGCGAGGAGCTCCTGCGGGACTGGCCCGACGCCGACCCGCAGTCGCTGTCCGTCGCCGCCCGCTGCCTGCTGCCGCTGGTCCAGGTCACCCCGCGCGGGGTGTGGGGGCGCAGCGGCCAGGTCCGGCTCACCACCGTCGAGAGCTGGCTCGGGAAGCCCGCCGGTGCCGCGCAGTCCGTGGACGAGGCCGTGCTGCGCTACCTCGCCGCCTTCGGGCCCGCCTCCGTCAAGGACATGCAGACCTGGGCCGGTCTGACCCGGCTGCGCGAGGCCTTCGAGCGGCTGCGCCCGGACCTCCTCGTCTTCCAGGACGAGAACGGCGTGGAGCTCTTCGACGTCCCCGACGCCCCCCGCCCCGACGCGGACACCCCGGCGCCGCCCCGCTTCCTCCCGGAGTTCGACAACCTCCTGCTCTCGCACGCCGACCGCACCCGTGTGGTCGCCCCCGAGATCAAGGGGCGCACATGGACCGGGAACCAGGCCCACTGCACCCTGCTCGTGGACGGGTTCCTCGCCGGCCTGTGGAAGCTGGAGGGGCGGGTGCTCACCGTCGAGCTGTTCGGGCCGGTCCCCAAGGCGGCGCGGGAGGAGATCGTCGCCGAGGGTGAGCTGATGGTGGCGGGGATGGGCGAGTCCGGCGGATCCGGCGCCGCGTCCGTACGGTTCGGACCGATCAAGCCCTGA
- a CDS encoding DUF6243 family protein has translation MTDSKNINNPVGQGGGQRKKLSRAERQNNGPHRNLDRRNAADQKAELVRKMREKAAAAKDAEQAADDTTQN, from the coding sequence GTGACCGACAGCAAGAACATCAACAACCCCGTGGGCCAGGGCGGCGGGCAGCGCAAGAAGCTGTCCCGCGCCGAACGGCAGAACAACGGCCCGCACCGCAACCTCGACCGCCGCAACGCCGCCGACCAGAAGGCGGAGCTGGTGCGCAAGATGCGCGAGAAGGCCGCCGCGGCCAAGGACGCCGAGCAGGCGGCCGACGACACCACCCAGAACTGA